One window of Perca flavescens isolate YP-PL-M2 chromosome 6, PFLA_1.0, whole genome shotgun sequence genomic DNA carries:
- the ggctb gene encoding gamma-glutamylcyclotransferase yields RQLSNSSLSEHTFLYFAYGSNLLKERLQLKNPSAMVHCVARLMDYRLVFGNYKGLASDRWHGGVATIEHSPGDEVWGVVWRMSMSDLESLDSQENVTLGAYSPVELSVKTKGQELHCRTYIMNSCVYAPPSPQYLQVIVMGAEQNGLPKDYQERLRAIKTNMYEGPLPMMAVLERARRRAKERDNHCSDA; encoded by the exons agacagctgTCTAACAGCTCTCTGTCTGA GCACACCTTCCTGTACTTTGCATACGGCAGCAACCTGCTGAAGGAGCGGCTGCAGCTGAAGAATCCCTCCGCCATGGTGCACTGTGTGGCCCGGCTCATG gACTATAGATTGGTGTTTGGGAACTATAAAGGCCTGGCCAGTGACCGGTGGCATGGAGGTGTGGCCACCATCGAGCACAGCCCAGGGGACGAGGTGTGGGGCGTGGTGTGGAGGATGAGCATGTCTGACCTGGAGTCTCTGGACAG TCAGGAGAATGTGACGTTAGGTGCGTACAGTCCTGTGGAGCTCTCAGTGAAGACAAAAGGCCAGGAGCTCCACTGTCGTACGTACATAATGAACAGCTGTGTGTACGCCCCACCGTCGCCACAGTACCTGCAG GTGATTGTAATGGGAGCGGAGCAGAACGGCTTGCCAAAGGACTACCAGGAGAGGCTGAGAGCCATCAAGACCAACATGTATGAGGGCCCTCTGCCCATGATGGCTGTACTGGAGCGAGCCAGAAGGAGAGCCAAAGAGCGGGACAACCACTGTTCTGATGCCTGA